Within Bifidobacterium dentium JCM 1195 = DSM 20436, the genomic segment CCGAAGAGGTACTGAAAACCAAGTTCAAGGTCGACACCGACGAAATGGTGTTGGTGCGTGACATCGAGCTGTTCTCCGTATGCGAGCATCATCTGCTGCCGTTCCACGGCGTAGCCCATGTCGGCTACATTCCATCGAATGGGCAGGTGGCGGGCCTCAGCAAGCTGGCCCGACTGGTGGAGTTGTACGCCCGGCGTCCGCAGGTGCAGGAACGCCTCACCCAGCAGGTCGCCGATGCGCTGATGACCGGCATCGAGGCTCGCGGCGTGATCGTGGTCACCGAATGCGATCACATGTGCATGGCCATGCGAGGCGTCAAGAAGCCACAGTCGCGTACCGTGACCTCCGCCGTGCGAGGCTGCATGCGAGATGCCGCCACAAGATCCGAGGCGATGAGCCTGATTCTGTCACAGCATTCGTGAGATGCCGCACAGGCCATATAACGGAAGGGGAAACATGGTGGCACAGGATATGAAGGCGATTCACGATAGCGAACGCACCCTGGTGATGGGCGTGCTCAACATCACCGAAGACTCGTTCTCAGACGGTGGATTGTGGCTCGATCCGGCAAAGGCCAAGGCACACGGCGAGGCGATGATGAAGGATGGGGCCGACATCATCGACATCGGAGCCGAATCCACCCGGCCCGGCGCCAAGCGCGTCAGCGAGGAAGACGAGAAATCCCGCGTGCTGGGAGCCGTGGATGCGTTGGTTCCCGAAGGTGCCATACTGTCCATCGACACCACACGCGCCTCGGTGGCGTCGGCGGCACTGGAGCATGGCGCGCAGATCATCAACGACGTGTCGGGCGGACGGCTGGATGCCGAACTGCCCCACGTGGTGGCCGATCACCCCGAAAGCCTGTACATCGTACAGCATTGGCGCGGTTGGCTGGCCGGAGCGGCCGGCAATGTGCCTGACGCCGACACCTCCGTGTACGCGAACGGGGTGCTGAACGACGTGTATGACGAACTGATGGCGCAGGTCGACGCAGTGCTGAGCGTCGGCGTCAAACCGGAACAGGTCATCATTGATCCGGGCCTGGGCTTTTCCAAACCGGGCATCGAACATAATCTGCCGTTGCTGGCCGGACTGGAACGGTTCAATGCCACGGGCCATCCGGTGCTGGTCGGTGCTTCGCGCAAGCGTTTCATCGGTGCGGTACTGGCCGCGGCGGGCGTCAGCGAACCGACCATGGCCGACAGGGACAACGCCACCGCCGCCATCAGCGCTTTGAGCGCCGAACATGGTGCCTGGGCGGTGCGTGTGCATGACGTGGCCCGTACCCGCGACGCCATAGCCATCGGCAGCGCTTGGCGCGCATACAGTAAGTAGTTCTTCCTCCCTCTGATGAGGCAATGACGGACGGAAAGGTTGGCATGGATCAGATTCGACTGACGGGAATTCGCGCGGCGGGTAAGCATGGCGTGCTTGATTTTGAGCATGAACGTGCGCAGACCTTCGTAGTGGACGCCACGCTGTCGCTCGACTTGGCACCCGCAGGCCGTTCCGACGCCCTTGACGACACCGTGGATTACGGTGCCATAGCCAAAGGCATTGTGGCCATCATCGAAGGTGAGCATGCCGATCTGATCGAAAGACTCGCCGCTCGCATCGCCGACATGATTCTGCAATATCCCGCGGTGCAACGTGCGGAAGTGACCGTGCACAAGCCGAACGCACCGATCGTCGTGCCGTTCGACGATGTCAGCGTCACCGTGGAACGCTTCCGTGAAACGGGCCGGGCCGAATCCGCCGACACGCATCATGCCATCATCGCCATGGGAGGCAATCAGGGTGATGTGCTCTCCACGCTACGCGATGCGGTGCGTTGTATCGACGGACTCGACTCCACTCAGGTCACCGGCATTTCGCCGCTATATCGCACCGACGCATGGGGCATGCCAACGGGAACACCCGACTTCCGCAATGCGGTCGTTTCCGTCAACACCAAGCTGACCGCACCCGAACTGTTGGCCGGATTGCAACGCATCGAAGCCTCCCATGGCCGCGTGCGCACCGACCATTGGACTTCGCGTACGCTCGACCTTGACATCATCGACTTCGACGGCATCGTCAGCGATGATCCAGATCTGACATTGCCGCATCCACGTGCGTGGCAGCGTGCCTTCGTGCTCGGCCCCTGGCTGGCATTGGATCCCGACGCCGAACTGGTCGGCGCGCATGCCGGATCCGTGGCACAACTGCTGTTCGAATCCTCCGATCGGGAGCACATCAACGAGCTCGCCGAAGACTGGATGGTCGCCGATGACGCCGCTGCGTCTCCCGTTACCGGTTCCTGCCACGAGGAGCCGGCCTCTTTACAAACCGGAAGCGGTCAACATCGGATCGAATCCCTAGCACGATCCCGTCGAGCCGTAATCTCCATGGACAGCCCTTCCACCGATGCAGAACGGCGGTTCCGCAAGGCGATCGTGTCGATCGACGGCATCCCCGGCAATCAGGTGGAAGGCATTTCGCCGCTGTACCATGTCAGCCAACTTGACGGCAAACCCGACAACATGGCCGCCGTCATGCAGATTTCCACACGCATGGGTGCAGCCGAACTGATCACAGTGCTCGGATCCATCGAAACATCGGTCGGCGGTAGCCTCGATCTCGATCTGGTCGATATGGAAGGCGTCGTCAGCGACGAACCGAATTGCCAGGTGCCGTGGCCCACCGCCCGCAACCATGCGGCCGTACTCGCGCCGTGGCTCGACATGGATCCGGACGCCAGGCTTGGCGGAGATCCGGTGTCGTTCCTCCTGGCCATGGCTCCGGATACGTCGCAGGTCGGTCTGCTCACCGACAACTGGATTATTGGAGATACGCTATGAAGGCACGTCGCACCCCTTGGTGGCATTACGTTCTGGCCGCGATGCTCGGCCTGCTTGCCGGACTTGGTTTTGCGAAATACGGTGAGATCACCGGACTACCGCTGGTCGGTGCGCCATGGGTGGTGCCGGTGGTGCTGATCGCATTGGGCCTCATGGTGCTGGTTCTTGCGTTGCAGGTGCACAAATACACCACGAAGGATCCGCTCAAACGTGCGCAGCTGAAGCCGCTCGATCCGCAGAAAGCATTCGGCACGCTGGTGTCATGCAAGGCCATGGGATTGGCGGGAGCCGCATTGACCGGTTGGTATGGCGGGCAGATTCTGGCGAGCCTGCCTCATATGGAAGCGGAGTTCTACAGCCAGGCCGTCATCGAATGCACGGTGGCGGCGGTGGCCTGCCTGATCGACATGATCATCGGCATCGTAGGCGAATGGCTGTGCCAGCTGCCGCCTATCGACGGCCCCGAAAATCCCAAGATCAAGGAAGCCGCCCAACGTCAACGCTATGCGGCAGCGGCCACCAAATCCTCCCACGTCCAATCATCCTGCTGAAAGGCGGAACCGCTTTCCGTAATTTCCCGAAGCGGTCTACCGCAGATCCTCTTGCGGCACGCGAATCATGGCCTCTTGCGCCATGCACGCCACCAGCGTGCCGTCCTGCGTATACACCTTCGCTTGGCCCAAGCCTCGTCCGTGCGCTGCGGTCGGCGTATCCTGCACGTACAGATGCCACTGGTTGATGTCGATGTCGCGGTACCACCACATCGAATGATCAATCGACGCGAACGAGATGCCCGGAGTGGCGATGCTCAGACCGGCACGACGCAGCACCGGCTCCAGCATGACCTGATCGCAACCCATGGCCAACATCGCACGATGCATGACTTGTGGCACATCCACCTCGCCATCCGCCCTCATCCAAACCATCTGCTTGCCGGAATCCCTGCGGGCACTCTTCGTATCGGCCCCCAGCATGATGGTCTGCGTAACGTGCCGGATGTCGAACGGCGACTTCTGGGCATAATACTTGGCATACGACGACTGCTCCGCGTACGGTTCCATGATTTCCTTCGCGCTTGTCAGCGTCTCCGGATCCGGCACATCCTCGGGCATCGGATCGGCGAACTCGACACCCTCCTGACCATGCTCCTGGAAGCTGGCGATGGCGGTCAGAATCGAACCCTGCGCCTGCGTGACATTCACTCGACGGGCCGAGAAGGAACGACCGTCGCGAAGGTTTTCCACGTCGAACAACAGATCCTGATGAATATCGCCGGCCGATATGAAATAGCCATGAATCGAATTGGGCAATCGTGACGGATCCACCGTTTTCGATGCGGCGATCAGCGACTGCGCGATCACCTGACCGCCATAGACGCGTCCGGTGGGGAAGTACAGGCTTTCGCCGTTCACATACGTATGATCGCGGTAAGTGGAAGGCGTACCCAGCTTGAGCACTTTCGTCAGTCGCTGCAACGGTGTGACTTCTGGCTGTGGCATGAAGGGCCTCGATTCTTGTTCTGTTATGGTGCTACAAGTGCCGTAATGCCTTCGAGTCTATCGAGAAGCAGTAAATTTCATCGGATTGTTTTGTAACGACTGCGTGAGAAGAGTGAACGGCAGGTAATCGGCAAACGATTGAACAACGACAAAGGCACCACCCCCGTAACGAGGGATGGTGCCTTGTCGAAATCCGCGCGTAACGCCGAAGCTATGCCGGCGGTGCGATTAGCGGGTCAGCTTGCGGTGCAGGCGGTGCGGGCGGGCCGCGTCCTCGCCGAGGCGGGCCACACGGTTCTCCTGATAGGCCTGGAAGTTGCCTTCGAACCAGTACCATTTGGCCGGGTTCTCGTCATCGCCCTCCCATGCGAGGATATGCGTGGCGACTCGGTCAAGGAACCAACGGTCGTGGGAGATCACCACGGCGCAACCCGGGAATGCGAGCAACGCGTTTTCGAGCGACTCCAAGGTTTCGACGTCGAGGTCATTGGTCGGTTCGTCGAGCAGCAGCAGGTTGCCGCCCTGCTTCAGGGTCAGGGCTAGGTT encodes:
- the folE gene encoding GTP cyclohydrolase I FolE; protein product: MSDTEAFDTMLDDKARAAHAAGPVGYDEEGVRQAVRLFLRSIGEDPDREGLLDTPNRIGRACRELFAGLGHGPEEVLKTKFKVDTDEMVLVRDIELFSVCEHHLLPFHGVAHVGYIPSNGQVAGLSKLARLVELYARRPQVQERLTQQVADALMTGIEARGVIVVTECDHMCMAMRGVKKPQSRTVTSAVRGCMRDAATRSEAMSLILSQHS
- the folP gene encoding dihydropteroate synthase, producing the protein MVAQDMKAIHDSERTLVMGVLNITEDSFSDGGLWLDPAKAKAHGEAMMKDGADIIDIGAESTRPGAKRVSEEDEKSRVLGAVDALVPEGAILSIDTTRASVASAALEHGAQIINDVSGGRLDAELPHVVADHPESLYIVQHWRGWLAGAAGNVPDADTSVYANGVLNDVYDELMAQVDAVLSVGVKPEQVIIDPGLGFSKPGIEHNLPLLAGLERFNATGHPVLVGASRKRFIGAVLAAAGVSEPTMADRDNATAAISALSAEHGAWAVRVHDVARTRDAIAIGSAWRAYSK
- the folK gene encoding 2-amino-4-hydroxy-6-hydroxymethyldihydropteridine diphosphokinase, encoding MDQIRLTGIRAAGKHGVLDFEHERAQTFVVDATLSLDLAPAGRSDALDDTVDYGAIAKGIVAIIEGEHADLIERLAARIADMILQYPAVQRAEVTVHKPNAPIVVPFDDVSVTVERFRETGRAESADTHHAIIAMGGNQGDVLSTLRDAVRCIDGLDSTQVTGISPLYRTDAWGMPTGTPDFRNAVVSVNTKLTAPELLAGLQRIEASHGRVRTDHWTSRTLDLDIIDFDGIVSDDPDLTLPHPRAWQRAFVLGPWLALDPDAELVGAHAGSVAQLLFESSDREHINELAEDWMVADDAAASPVTGSCHEEPASLQTGSGQHRIESLARSRRAVISMDSPSTDAERRFRKAIVSIDGIPGNQVEGISPLYHVSQLDGKPDNMAAVMQISTRMGAAELITVLGSIETSVGGSLDLDLVDMEGVVSDEPNCQVPWPTARNHAAVLAPWLDMDPDARLGGDPVSFLLAMAPDTSQVGLLTDNWIIGDTL
- a CDS encoding DUF3180 domain-containing protein, translating into MKARRTPWWHYVLAAMLGLLAGLGFAKYGEITGLPLVGAPWVVPVVLIALGLMVLVLALQVHKYTTKDPLKRAQLKPLDPQKAFGTLVSCKAMGLAGAALTGWYGGQILASLPHMEAEFYSQAVIECTVAAVACLIDMIIGIVGEWLCQLPPIDGPENPKIKEAAQRQRYAAAATKSSHVQSSC
- a CDS encoding acyl-CoA thioesterase; translation: MPQPEVTPLQRLTKVLKLGTPSTYRDHTYVNGESLYFPTGRVYGGQVIAQSLIAASKTVDPSRLPNSIHGYFISAGDIHQDLLFDVENLRDGRSFSARRVNVTQAQGSILTAIASFQEHGQEGVEFADPMPEDVPDPETLTSAKEIMEPYAEQSSYAKYYAQKSPFDIRHVTQTIMLGADTKSARRDSGKQMVWMRADGEVDVPQVMHRAMLAMGCDQVMLEPVLRRAGLSIATPGISFASIDHSMWWYRDIDINQWHLYVQDTPTAAHGRGLGQAKVYTQDGTLVACMAQEAMIRVPQEDLR